The proteins below are encoded in one region of Segatella copri:
- a CDS encoding alpha-glucuronidase, whose translation MKKYLILLITVLTSLHVSAQSDGSQLWLGKQYANSCQVISQLPNDATAKIAKQELENNWRGKNVELKIDKSLNLGEGYNIYARPAQQGDNIQYEATITASNPIGLLYGAYELIRLQNTDAYNTGSGNQQNFSKAIDETEKPQVGLRILNHWDNLDGSIERGYAGKSIFKWEEIKLGKNGKGGSISKSLHDRLITYARANASLGINGSVLNNVNASPKMMTAEYINKVKVIANILRPYGIRVYLSINFASPMALGYTKTADPLDKKVQQWWQKKAKEIYATIPDFGGFLVKANSEGQPGPGDYHRTHADGANMLADAVKPYGGIIMWRSFVYGANHKGEDRVKQAVSEFKGMDGKFRDNVILQSKNGPLDFQPREPYAPIFDNIKQTPQIAELQITQEYLGQSKHLTYLAPMWKEFFGFVNPDRLVGISGVANIGDDANWCGHPFSQANWYAFGRLAWNPSLTAEEIAHEWLVQTYENQDERFTKPVEMMMMTSREACVNYMMPLGLHHIFKFDHHYGPEPDGFIASYPLEWCPVYYHKADAQGIGFDRSSKGTDAVGQYPEPYRSLYDNIETCPEEYLLWFHHVPWTYKMKSGSTLWQELCMKYNMGVAMVEVYRDFWHTSAKQYMKGHEQEWQHTDSLLNVQLENAKEWRNTCLKYFQTFSKMKIYE comes from the coding sequence ATGAAGAAATACCTTATTTTATTAATTACGGTACTTACATCACTCCATGTTTCTGCACAGAGTGATGGCTCACAGTTATGGCTAGGAAAGCAGTATGCTAACTCATGCCAAGTCATCTCACAGTTGCCTAATGATGCAACAGCCAAGATTGCCAAGCAGGAGTTAGAAAACAACTGGCGTGGCAAGAATGTTGAGCTCAAGATAGACAAGAGTCTCAATCTGGGCGAGGGCTATAACATCTACGCCCGTCCTGCCCAGCAAGGCGACAACATTCAGTACGAAGCAACTATCACCGCCAGCAATCCTATCGGTTTGCTCTATGGTGCCTACGAGTTAATTCGACTTCAGAACACCGATGCCTACAACACAGGTAGCGGTAATCAGCAGAACTTCAGCAAAGCTATTGATGAGACCGAGAAGCCACAAGTGGGTCTCCGCATTCTTAACCATTGGGATAATCTCGATGGCAGCATCGAACGTGGCTACGCCGGAAAGAGCATCTTCAAATGGGAAGAAATCAAACTCGGCAAAAACGGTAAGGGCGGCAGCATCAGCAAGAGTCTGCACGACCGTCTCATCACCTATGCCCGTGCCAACGCCTCTTTGGGCATCAACGGCAGCGTACTGAACAATGTAAACGCATCGCCAAAGATGATGACTGCAGAATATATTAATAAGGTGAAGGTCATCGCCAACATCCTGCGTCCTTATGGCATCCGGGTATACCTCAGCATCAACTTCGCTTCGCCTATGGCTTTAGGCTACACCAAGACTGCCGACCCACTGGATAAGAAGGTTCAGCAGTGGTGGCAGAAGAAGGCAAAGGAGATATATGCTACCATCCCAGACTTTGGCGGTTTCCTCGTAAAAGCCAATTCTGAAGGACAGCCTGGTCCTGGCGACTACCACCGCACACATGCCGATGGAGCCAACATGCTTGCCGATGCCGTCAAACCATACGGAGGCATCATCATGTGGCGAAGCTTTGTATATGGTGCCAACCATAAAGGTGAAGACCGTGTGAAACAGGCTGTCAGCGAATTTAAGGGAATGGACGGAAAGTTCCGCGACAACGTCATCTTGCAGTCTAAGAATGGTCCGCTCGACTTCCAGCCACGTGAGCCATACGCTCCTATCTTCGACAACATCAAACAGACTCCACAGATAGCAGAACTTCAGATTACCCAGGAATATCTTGGTCAGTCTAAGCACCTCACCTATCTCGCTCCTATGTGGAAGGAATTCTTTGGCTTTGTTAATCCAGACAGACTGGTTGGAATCTCAGGTGTAGCCAATATCGGTGATGATGCCAACTGGTGCGGTCATCCGTTCTCTCAGGCTAACTGGTATGCTTTCGGCAGATTGGCATGGAATCCTTCACTTACAGCCGAGGAGATTGCTCACGAATGGCTCGTACAGACCTACGAAAACCAGGACGAGCGATTCACCAAGCCGGTAGAGATGATGATGATGACTTCGCGCGAAGCTTGCGTCAACTATATGATGCCTTTGGGTTTGCACCACATCTTCAAGTTCGACCACCACTACGGTCCGGAGCCAGATGGTTTCATCGCAAGTTATCCTTTGGAATGGTGCCCGGTATACTATCACAAGGCTGATGCTCAGGGTATAGGTTTCGACCGTTCATCCAAGGGCACAGATGCTGTCGGTCAGTACCCAGAACCATATCGCAGTCTGTATGATAACATCGAGACCTGTCCTGAAGAATATCTCCTCTGGTTCCATCATGTGCCTTGGACTTACAAGATGAAATCAGGCAGCACCCTCTGGCAGGAACTCTGCATGAAGTACAACATGGGTGTGGCGATGGTAGAAGTTTACCGCGACTTCTGGCATACCTCAGCCAAGCAGTATATGAAGGGGCATGAGCAGGAATGGCAACATACAGACTCTTTGCTCAATGTACAGTTGGAGAATGCAAAGGAATGGCGCAATACCTGTCTCAAGTATTTTCAAACCTTTTCTAAAATGAAGATCTATGAATAA
- a CDS encoding hybrid sensor histidine kinase/response regulator transcription factor, with the protein MKHIRHCLTALFAITISLMVWADSGELFTSGKLSSSLINCIVQDKYGYIWVGTEYGLNKFDGYRFTNYLHNEEDTTSITDNIISDLLVDKKGNLWIGCAKGLMRYNYETNNFTRLQFPDGRKPRIYSMVESHNGDILLGTAGYGLYSVKDRNTQKGTDDLFTIRQERQYAERDSDVFFTHIYEDKHHYLWQSSHLSIFTRFIKKQGKVQRKDFKSPCGAPVAFIQHRPQAMLIVCMYGIVYYDYRTGRIADAGYDFGGYQNNVTINNATFDHEGNLYISTSEHGVLMIRKGSNRVEQLENSNSSFNLATAFVNNIIEDKDNNLWIGCYNKGLYLINQRQQAFNSWSFSAQNYIIGSSVSSIAQGENGETWCTVQNSGVFCFDASGKIIAHPQSPAGTCIIYKDRRGDYWISNGSALYSYNPHTGTYQQKLTFTSAGIYCMTDDAQGNLYISVYSKGLYIYNVESGKVTVLNMQQRGDKGFLCNDWVRSMALDHTGHLWIGTSNGVSCLNTKTLSFKDFGWLNILKDRQANGICEGKNGDIIIGTEEGLYLFDRKSNKTKNFPHAEALKGKQVCSIIKDQKGDLWVSTTMGIWQYEQKNRQFIGHINGNGLTTREYVLGSSMHTASDLIAFGTSDGITTFYPDVVRAKKMELGDVHLTNFIIDGKPINCMVKDFSIPYSQNSFTLEFSLLNYRNTDNISFQYRINDGKWNSTNEGANAVAFNKLKPGDYTLEVRATSNGRYSKNPTIINIKVCDPWYASPEAYLLYILIIASVILYVIYTYERRRKADLEETKMQFLINATHDIRSPLTLIMGPLNKLKTRLTDAESKQDIDTIDRNAQRLLLLVNQILDERKIDKNQMHLHCQETPLKDFLHGIVSLYRFNAQERNITLELKEDESLSSDKGKLKVWIDRINFDKVISNLLSNAMKYTFDGGEITVIIGKGEKNATIRVEDTGIGLKEEKTDRLFERFYQGNNSSGLHIEGTGIGLNLCKAFVEMHGGKIKAYNRTDGIKGSCFEVSIPLGNSHLQPGEILEEEDKKEQEITKKKVQANRNFNILIVDDDSEIAQYIKTELSDWYRFERACNGKEGLKMLLTGKYDLVISDVMMPEMDGITMLKNIKNNSNISDIPVILLTSKSEVEHRLEGLRRGADAFLAKPFDMEELHILIDNLVDNVRRIRGKYSGAQGQKAKIEQIQVKGNNDALMERVMKYINAHLADPDLNVEKLTEKVGISRAQLHRKLKEIAGVSAGEFIRNLRLEQAARLIEEGQINITQVAYSVGFNNQTHFSTVFKKHYGMSPSEYAETKRKEK; encoded by the coding sequence ATGAAGCATATCAGACATTGCCTCACGGCACTCTTCGCTATCACCATCTCGCTCATGGTATGGGCTGACAGTGGTGAACTTTTCACATCGGGCAAACTGTCAAGTTCGCTTATCAACTGCATTGTGCAGGATAAATACGGATATATCTGGGTGGGAACCGAATACGGACTCAACAAGTTCGACGGCTACCGCTTTACCAACTATCTGCACAACGAAGAAGATACAACCTCCATTACTGACAACATTATCTCCGACCTGCTGGTAGATAAGAAAGGTAACCTGTGGATAGGTTGTGCCAAGGGACTGATGCGCTATAATTATGAGACGAACAATTTCACCCGTCTCCAGTTTCCTGATGGCAGAAAGCCACGTATCTATTCTATGGTAGAAAGTCACAATGGCGATATCCTGCTGGGTACTGCAGGATATGGTCTCTATTCTGTAAAAGACAGAAATACCCAGAAAGGAACAGACGACCTTTTCACTATCAGACAGGAAAGGCAATACGCTGAGCGCGATTCTGATGTATTCTTTACCCATATCTACGAAGATAAGCATCATTATCTCTGGCAGAGTAGCCACCTTTCTATCTTCACCCGTTTCATCAAGAAACAAGGCAAGGTGCAGCGCAAAGACTTCAAATCGCCATGCGGAGCACCTGTAGCTTTCATCCAACATCGTCCGCAGGCCATGCTCATCGTCTGCATGTATGGCATCGTCTATTATGATTACCGGACAGGCCGCATCGCTGATGCCGGCTACGACTTTGGCGGTTATCAGAATAATGTAACCATCAACAATGCTACCTTCGACCACGAAGGCAACCTCTATATCAGCACCTCTGAACATGGTGTTCTCATGATCAGAAAGGGAAGCAACAGGGTAGAACAGTTGGAGAACAGCAACAGCAGTTTCAATCTGGCTACCGCCTTCGTCAACAATATCATTGAAGATAAGGACAACAATCTCTGGATAGGCTGTTACAACAAAGGTCTGTACCTGATCAACCAGCGCCAGCAGGCTTTCAACAGCTGGAGTTTCTCTGCACAGAACTACATCATCGGCAGCAGCGTTTCATCTATTGCACAAGGCGAAAATGGTGAAACATGGTGTACGGTACAGAACAGTGGTGTGTTCTGTTTTGATGCTTCAGGCAAGATTATCGCCCATCCCCAGTCACCTGCCGGTACTTGCATCATCTATAAAGACCGACGTGGCGATTACTGGATCAGCAATGGCAGCGCACTCTACAGCTACAACCCTCATACAGGTACATACCAGCAGAAACTCACCTTTACCAGCGCCGGCATCTACTGTATGACTGACGATGCACAGGGCAACCTTTACATTTCTGTATACAGCAAAGGTCTATATATATATAATGTGGAAAGCGGCAAGGTTACTGTTCTGAATATGCAGCAAAGAGGCGATAAAGGATTTCTCTGCAACGACTGGGTGCGAAGCATGGCGCTCGATCATACAGGCCATTTATGGATAGGAACCTCTAATGGAGTTTCCTGTCTCAATACCAAAACGCTCAGTTTCAAGGATTTCGGATGGCTCAACATTCTGAAAGACAGACAGGCGAATGGTATCTGCGAAGGAAAGAACGGCGATATTATCATCGGTACCGAAGAAGGACTCTATCTGTTTGACAGAAAGAGCAACAAGACGAAGAACTTCCCTCATGCGGAAGCGTTGAAAGGCAAGCAGGTATGCAGCATCATCAAAGACCAGAAGGGTGACTTGTGGGTAAGTACAACCATGGGCATCTGGCAGTACGAACAGAAGAACAGACAGTTTATCGGGCACATCAACGGCAACGGACTTACTACCCGTGAGTACGTGCTGGGCTCTTCCATGCATACCGCCAGCGACCTTATCGCCTTCGGAACCAGTGATGGTATCACAACCTTCTATCCTGACGTTGTCAGGGCCAAGAAGATGGAACTGGGAGATGTACATCTCACCAACTTCATCATCGACGGAAAGCCAATCAACTGTATGGTCAAAGACTTCAGCATTCCTTACTCCCAGAATTCATTCACTCTGGAGTTCTCGCTGCTCAACTACAGGAACACCGATAATATCAGTTTCCAATACCGTATCAACGACGGCAAATGGAACAGCACCAACGAAGGCGCCAATGCCGTAGCATTCAACAAGTTGAAACCGGGCGACTATACGCTGGAGGTGAGAGCTACCAGCAATGGCAGATATTCCAAGAATCCTACCATCATCAACATCAAGGTATGCGACCCTTGGTATGCATCACCCGAGGCATATCTCCTCTATATCCTGATCATAGCAAGCGTCATCCTGTATGTTATCTATACATACGAACGCCGCCGCAAGGCAGACCTGGAAGAGACCAAGATGCAGTTCCTCATCAATGCCACCCACGATATCCGCTCGCCGCTGACATTGATCATGGGACCGCTCAACAAGCTGAAAACAAGATTAACAGATGCCGAAAGCAAACAGGATATCGATACCATCGACCGCAATGCCCAGCGCCTCCTGCTTCTGGTAAACCAGATACTTGATGAGCGAAAGATAGACAAGAACCAGATGCATCTCCATTGCCAGGAGACTCCGCTCAAGGATTTCCTGCATGGCATCGTATCGCTCTACCGCTTCAATGCACAGGAGCGCAACATCACCCTTGAGCTGAAAGAAGACGAAAGCCTCAGCAGCGATAAAGGCAAGCTGAAGGTTTGGATAGACCGCATCAACTTTGACAAGGTTATCTCCAACCTGCTCTCCAATGCCATGAAGTATACCTTTGATGGCGGCGAGATTACTGTTATCATAGGTAAAGGCGAAAAGAATGCCACCATCAGGGTAGAAGATACAGGCATCGGACTGAAGGAAGAGAAGACCGACCGCCTCTTCGAACGTTTCTATCAGGGAAACAACAGCAGCGGTCTCCATATCGAAGGAACCGGTATCGGACTCAACCTCTGTAAGGCATTTGTAGAAATGCACGGAGGCAAGATCAAGGCCTACAACCGTACCGACGGCATCAAGGGTTCCTGCTTCGAAGTAAGCATTCCGCTGGGCAACAGCCATCTGCAGCCAGGCGAGATACTGGAAGAAGAAGACAAGAAGGAGCAGGAGATTACCAAAAAGAAAGTACAGGCCAACCGCAACTTCAATATCCTGATAGTTGACGATGACAGCGAGATTGCCCAATACATCAAGACAGAACTGAGCGACTGGTACCGCTTTGAGCGTGCCTGCAACGGCAAGGAGGGTTTGAAGATGCTGCTCACCGGCAAGTACGACCTCGTGATAAGCGATGTGATGATGCCGGAGATGGATGGAATCACCATGCTCAAGAACATCAAGAACAACAGTAACATTAGCGATATTCCTGTCATCCTGCTCACCTCAAAGAGCGAGGTGGAACACCGGTTGGAGGGACTTCGCAGAGGAGCCGATGCTTTCCTGGCAAAGCCTTTCGACATGGAAGAGCTGCATATCCTTATCGACAACCTGGTGGATAATGTGCGACGCATCCGTGGCAAATACAGCGGAGCACAGGGCCAGAAGGCGAAGATTGAGCAGATTCAGGTAAAGGGCAACAACGATGCCCTGATGGAACGCGTGATGAAATATATCAACGCCCACCTTGCCGATCCCGACCTCAATGTAGAGAAACTTACCGAGAAGGTAGGTATCAGCCGTGCACAGCTCCACCGTAAACTAAAGGAGATTGCTGGTGTTTCTGCCGGAGAATTTATCCGTAACCTCCGACTGGAACAGGCGGCACGACTCATCGAAGAGGGGCAGATTAATATCACGCAGGTAGCCTACTCTGTAGGTTTCAACAACCAGACCCACTTCTCTACCGTGTTCAAGAAACACTATGGCATGTCGCCTAGCGAATATGCTGAAACAAAAAGAAAAGAAAAATAA
- a CDS encoding SGNH/GDSL hydrolase family protein — translation MNRQAIKILSLALVLATSSSVAFAQKVWKGTWATAVEWTGKGDMPKESLSNRSCRQVVHVSFGGEELRVKLSNEQSKEPVEIKSVYIADTDKNSNWFVNGKTVKYLKFNGKKNVTIAPGKAIFSDDLKYALKSGQRLTITIDYGKQTPVNATSHRGSRTTSYIVNGLHRTPKPMDKSFDDGEEVDHWYNLSAIDVKTDKATPVVAILGNSITDGRGSTTNHQNRWTDFLSDALNAEKPYGVLNLGIGGNCVVQGGLSEPAMKRFDRDILGQTGVDKLIIFEGTNDIGCCSGNYEHVTDTLIACYKVLIAKAKAKGIKVYGGTITPTKGNGWYSHWHEAMRQTVNEWIRKSGAFDEVIDFDELTRDPKDPQRLKAEYSDDWLHLNPKGYEAMGKFAAEKLK, via the coding sequence ATGAATAGACAAGCAATCAAAATCTTATCGCTGGCGCTCGTACTGGCTACGTCAAGTTCTGTAGCTTTTGCCCAGAAGGTATGGAAAGGAACTTGGGCTACTGCAGTGGAATGGACTGGTAAAGGAGATATGCCTAAGGAAAGCTTGAGCAACCGTTCTTGTCGACAGGTGGTTCATGTATCTTTTGGCGGAGAGGAACTCAGAGTGAAGCTCAGCAACGAGCAGAGTAAGGAGCCGGTAGAAATCAAATCGGTGTATATTGCAGATACAGATAAGAACAGCAACTGGTTTGTGAATGGTAAGACCGTGAAGTATCTTAAATTCAATGGCAAGAAGAATGTAACCATCGCTCCTGGCAAGGCTATCTTCTCAGATGATTTGAAATATGCCTTGAAGAGTGGACAGCGCCTCACGATTACCATCGACTATGGTAAGCAGACTCCAGTGAATGCAACATCCCATCGTGGTTCACGTACCACATCTTATATAGTAAACGGTTTGCATCGTACTCCTAAACCGATGGATAAGAGTTTTGATGATGGCGAGGAGGTGGATCACTGGTACAATCTTTCTGCCATTGATGTGAAGACCGATAAGGCTACTCCTGTGGTTGCTATCCTCGGAAACTCTATTACCGATGGCCGTGGAAGTACTACTAACCATCAGAACCGCTGGACCGATTTCCTCTCGGATGCCCTGAATGCAGAAAAGCCATACGGCGTATTGAATCTTGGAATCGGTGGCAACTGTGTGGTACAGGGCGGATTGAGCGAACCGGCCATGAAGCGTTTCGACCGTGATATCCTGGGGCAGACAGGTGTGGATAAACTCATCATCTTCGAGGGAACCAATGATATCGGTTGCTGCAGCGGAAATTATGAGCATGTAACAGATACCCTGATTGCCTGCTACAAGGTGCTGATAGCGAAAGCCAAGGCAAAGGGAATCAAGGTGTATGGCGGAACCATCACCCCAACCAAGGGAAACGGCTGGTATTCTCACTGGCATGAGGCGATGCGACAGACCGTGAACGAATGGATCAGAAAAAGTGGTGCCTTCGACGAGGTCATCGATTTCGATGAGCTGACCCGCGATCCGAAAGACCCTCAGCGTCTGAAGGCTGAGTATTCTGACG